One window from the genome of Nicotiana sylvestris chromosome 9, ASM39365v2, whole genome shotgun sequence encodes:
- the LOC104214985 gene encoding 33 kDa ribonucleoprotein, chloroplastic: MSVAATASTCSTSSLYLFTQKPKFSVEHLSLSTYNAHFNFKINSTKLKAHFPISSLYRSSIFLSTCASVSDGVEVVQEDDEEEVALSAEEEEEIEEKEESVESESVEGGRLYVGNLPFSMTSSQLSEIFAEAGTVANVEIVYDRVTDRSRGFAFVTMGSVEEAKEAIRLFDGSQVGGRTVKVNFPEVPRGGEREVMSAKIRSTYQGFVDSPHKLYVANLSWALTSQGLRDAFADQPGFMSAKVIYDRSSGRSRGFGFITFSSAEAMKSALDTMNEVELEGRPLRLNVAGQKAPLSSPSVVETSPENDSENNELLSSLSS; encoded by the exons ATGTCAGTTGCCGCTACAGCATCTACTTGTTCTACTTCTTCACTGTATCTCTTCACTCAAAAGCCTAAATTCTCAGTAGAACATCTTTCCTTAAGTACTTATAATGCTCACTTCAACTTCAAGATAAACTCAACAAAACTCAAAGCCCATTTCCCCATATCTTCTCTTTATCGCTCTTCAATCTTTTTGAGCACTTGTGCTTCTGTGTCTGATGGAGTTGAGGTTGTCCAAGAAGATGACGAAGAAGAAGTTGCATTGTCAGccgaagaagaagaggaaattgaagaaaaagaagaaagtgtTGAGTCAGAATCAGTTGAAGGTGGTAGATTGTACGTGGGTAATTTGCCTTTTTCAATGACCTCTTCTCAATTGTCTGAAATCTTTGCTGAAGCTGGCACAGTGGCTAATGTTGAG ATTGTTTATGACAGAGTTACAGATAGGAGTCGTGGATTTGCATTTGTTACGATGGGAAGTGTTGAAGAGGCAAAGGAAGCAATTCGCTTGTTTGATGGATCT CAAGTTGGAGGTCGTACGGTCAAGGTGAATTTCCCTGAGGTTCCAAGAGGAGGTGAAAGGGAAGTAATGAGTGCAAAGATAAGAAGCACCTATCAAGGTTTTGTAGATAGCCCTCACAAATTATACGTTGCAAATCTTAGCTGGGCCCTCACTTCTCAAGGTCTAAGAGATGCTTTTGCTGACCAGCCCGGATTCATGAGTGCAAAAGTCATCTATGACAGGTCCTCTGGAAGATCTCGAGGTTTTGGGTTCATTACATTTTCTTCTGCTGAAGCAATGAAATCTGCACTTGATACCATGAATGAAGTG GAACTTGAAGGACGGCCGTTGCGACTAAATGTGGCTGGGCAGAAAGCTCCCCTATCTTCTCCATCAGTTGTCGAAACAAGTCCTGAAAATGATTCTGAGAACAATGAATTACTTTCTAGTCTCAGCTCATAA
- the LOC104214986 gene encoding syntaxin-121: MNDLFSGSFSRFRADDQSDSHAIEMGDITGGVNLDKFFEDVEAIKDELKGLEKIYSQLQSSHEKSKTLHNAKAVKDLRSNMDNDVSMALKKAKFIKVRLEALDRSNAANRSLPGCGPGSSSDRTRTSVVNGLRKKLQESMNQFNELRQKMASEYRETVQRRYYTVTGENPDEAVLDTLISTGQSETFLQKAIQEQGRGQVMDTVMEIQERHEAVKELERNLKELHQVFLDMAVLVESQGAQLDDIESQVNRANSFVRGGAQQLQVARKHQKNTRKWTCFAIILLLIIILVVVLSIQPWKK, from the exons ATGAATGATCTATTTTCAGGATCTTTCTCTCGTTTCAGAGCTGACGATCAATCGGACTCTCACGCCATAGAAATGGGAGACATTACTGGCGGAGTCAATCTCGACAAATTCTTCGAAGATGTTGAAGCCATTAAAGACGAACTCAAAGGCCTCGAGAAAATCTATTCCCAACTCCAATCTTCCCATGAAAAAAGCAAGACTCTTCACAACGCTAAAGCCGTTAAAGATCTAAGATCCAACATGGATAATGACGTTTCCATGGCATTGAAGAAAGCCAAATTCATCAAAGTTCGTCTCGAAGCCTTAGACAGATCAAATGCAGCGAATCGAAGCCTCCCTGGATGTGGACCCGGAAGTTCATCTGACAGGACGAGAACTTCAGTTGTGAACGGATTAAGGAAGAAACTTCAAGAGTCAATGAATCAGTTCAACGAGCTAAGGCAAAAGATGGCATCTGAATATAGGGAAACAGTTCAACGACGATATTATACTGTCACAGGAGAAAATCCTGATGAAGCAGTTCTTGATACACTCATATCTACAG GTCAAAGTGAGACGTTCTTGCAAAAGGCAATTCAAGAGCAAGGGAGAGGACAAGTGATGGATACAGTTATGGAAATTCAAGAAAGGCATGAAGCTGTGAAGGAATTGGAGAGGAATTTGAAAGAATTGCATCAAGTATTCTTGGACATGGCTGTTTTGGTTGAAAGTCAAGGAGCTCAACTTGATGATATTGAGAGCCAAGTGAATAGGGCTAATTCCTTCGTTAGAGGGGGTGCTCAGCAACTGCAAGTGGCAAGGAAGCACCAGAAGAACACTAGAAAATGGACTTGTTTTGCTATTATTCTTCTGCTTATCATCATTTTGGTGGTGGTTCTTTCTATTCAGCCATGGAAAAAATGA